ATCCGTTGTAATATCTCCAGGTAATGATTGAACCTGATCCGGAAATTGAGATTTCAGTTGCTCTAATTTTTCTTCTCCCCGGGCATTGATTATTACGTTTGCTCCTTCATGGATAAGTTGGGTTGCAACAGCCCTTCCAAATCCACTTGTCGAACCTGTAATAACAAATAGTTTTCCCTTGATATTCAAATCCATGTTACATCATTCTTTCTAAAAAATGCAGCAACTCTTTTTCCATAATGTTAAAATCTCCGTCGGCATAACAGAGATCTTTGATTTTTTCAAATATTTCTGCTTTTTGTTCAACTGTCGGAAAATAAACTCCTTTGTAGGCTAAAATGGTTTCATAAGCCTTATAATCACTCATAGATTCAAACTCTGTAAGCATTTTGTCATATGTTTTTTCTCCCAGATTTTTTCTGATCATGGTTTTTTCTTCATCTGCAAAATCCATATCTACATGGGAGATATAAATCAGCAAAAAGGCAAGAAATTCATTAAAACTCCACTTAAGCTCGCTCATATTATTTTTTATTTTTTTATTCAGACTTCAATATCTTCACTTTAGTTAGAACAGTTGGCTCTCCCATCCAACGTTCATTCGGGTATATTTCTTTTAAATCAGCTGAAAATAATAATGTTAACTGTTCAGTTTTTAGATTATCAGGCAGGTTACAGGGGGCGTATCGGATGTTTTCTTTTTGATTTTCAATCAAAAATGTATCACCAATCAGGATAACTTTACCGGTTCTGTCTTCTACGCTTTGTTGCGTTTTACGGTCCGGAAAACAGTCGTTTTCTAAAAGGATGACGTTATTTCCCGGATTCGAAGTTGTATTTTTTTGACAATTTATAAAAGTCAATAAAAACATGAACAAGAAAACAAAATGATGTGATTTCATAAGTATTTAGTTTATCAGACTCTTTAAAACATCAAAAGCATTGTTTATGCCGGATGCGTCAGTGCCTCCTGCAGTAGCAAAGAATGCCTGACCACCACCACCGCCATTAATCTCTGCTGCAATGGTCCTGATCATCTGTCCAGCATGCAGTTTTTTTGATTTAGTCAATGATTCACTGATGGTAAGCATCAGTTGCGTTTTATCATTTTCTGTTAAAGCAAACAAAATGACAGCATCGCCCAATTCCTGTTCCAGATTGTATGCCAGCGTTTTTGCCGTCTTACTATCCAGATTGTCCAAATGTTTAGTCACAAGGATCACACCATTGAAGGGGATAGCTTCTTTAACCAGCTTGTCTTTGATAACGGACGCCTGCATAGCCATGTGCCTTTCTATTTCTTTGCGAAGATTTTTGTTTTCTTCATACAGATCATTGATGTTTTTTACAATATTCTGGTTGTTTTTGAAAAATGACTTTATAGCATGGAGTTCTTCCAGGTGCGTATTGATGTAAGATTCAGCTCCTTCGGATGTGATAGCTTCTATCCTTCTGACCCCGGCAGCAATGGCACCTTCGGATATTATTTTGAAAAATCCAAGTTGGCCTGTCGCTTTTACATGACAACCTCCACACAATTCTCTCGAAAAAGCAGGATCAAAGGTGATCATTCTGACATAATCGCCATATTTCTCCCCAAAAAGCATCATAGCTCCCGCCTTTTGAGCTTCTTCTATAGGAATACTTCTGTTTTCTGTCAAAGGAATGTTTTCTCTTATTTTCTGATTCACTATTTTTTCAATCATTTCAATCTCATTATCACTGATTTTTTGAAAATGAGAGATATCAAATCTTAAATAGTCATCTTTGACCAAAGATCCTTTTTGATTTACGTGTGTTCCCAAAACTTGCTTTAAGGCTGCGTGCAACAAATGTGTGGCTGTATGATTACTTTCAGTCAGATTTCTTTTTTCAATATCAACTTCTGCAAATATTTCTGTTTCAATATTATCCGGAATCCTGTCAATGAAATGGATGATCAGTTCGTTTTCTTTTTTTGTATCCAATACTTTTACCACTTCGGAATCAAAAATCAATAAACCGGTATCCCCAACCTGTCCACCTCCTTCAGGGTAAAAAGGGGTTTTATTCAGCACAATCTGGAAATAATCCTGATCCTTCTGCTTCAGTAATCTGTATTTAATGGCAAAAACACCTTCTGCTGTCAGGTTGTCATAGCCTATAAATTCGGTATTGCTATCTTCTCTGACCATGACCCAGTCGCCGGTTTCTCTTTTTGAATCAGCACGCGAACGCTCTTTTTGTATATTAAGAGCTTTTGTAAATCCTTCTTCATCAACTTGCCATCCTTTTTCGTCCGCAATCAATCTGGTAAGGTCTATCGGAAATCCGTAAGTATCATAAAGTTCGAACACTACATTTCCATCCAATGTATTTTTATTAATTTCCAATTCATCAATTCGCCTGAGGCCACCTTCCAATGTTTTGAGAAAAGATTTTTCTTCTTCCCGAATCACTCTTTCCACAAAAGATTTTTGAGCTATCAGTTCCGGGAAAACAAATTCAAATTGTTTGGAAAGTATATCGACCAACTGGCTAAGAAGTGGTTGTCTGTATTCCAGCCAGGAGTAATAATATCTCACCGCTCTTCTCAGAATTCTCCTGATTACATATCCGGCTCCTGTATTGGAAGGTAACTGTCCATCAGAAATAGCAAAAGAAACTGCTCTGATATGATCTGCCAGTACTCTGAAAGCTACATCCTTCTTATTATCTCCGAATGTATATTTTTTGCCTGTTATTTTTTCTACCTCATGAATAGTTCCTGTAAATACATCTGTATCGTAATTACTTTGTTTGTTTTGAATTGCCCGGACCAATCGCTCAAAACCCATACCGGTATCCACATGCATAGCTGGTAAAGGCTCCAATGAACCATCCGCCTTTCTGTTGTACTGAATAAATACATTATTCCATATCTCTATGACCTGCGGGTGATCTTTGTTGACTAAATCCTTTCCGGAAACAATAGCTCTTTCTTCATCAGACCTGAGATCTATATGGATTTCACTGCAAGGTCCGCATGGACCTGTATCGCCCATCTCCCAAAAATTATCTTTTTTATTGCCATAAACAATATGATCTTCAGGAACAAGTTTGCGCCATTCTTTAAGTGCAATTTGTGAGGGAGGTAAATTTTCTTTTTCATCTCCTTCAAAAACGGAAACATAAAGCCGGGTCTTATCCAATTTGTAAATTTCCGTCAGTAATTCCCAGCTCCAGGCGATAGCTTCGGTCTTAAAGTAATCTCCAATACTCCAGTTTCCCAGCATCTCAAACATGGTATGATGGTATGTATCTACGCCTACCTCTTCCAGATCATTATGTTTGCCACTGACTCTCAGGCATTTTTGAGTATCTGCAATTCTTGGGTTATCCGGTTTGCTGTTACCCAGAAAGTAATCTTTGAATTGATTCATCCCGGCGTTGGTAAACATTAATGTGGGATCATTTTTTAATACAATAGGAGCAGATGCTACTATTTTGTGGTTTTTTCCGGCAAAAAAATCCAGAAACTTTTGTCTTATTTCGTTGGATGTCATCTTTTTTAATTATACGCCGCAAAGATATGTTTAAAATTCACTGCATTCAAATGGATTCCATAAAAATGATTTAAAAATTGTCACTAAAAACAGGAGATTTTACAGTCCCGGTAATATCGTTCGACAATTTTATTTATGTGTTAAATACTATTTTATTGGACCTAGGTATTCTATTTCATACTAATTATATGACAATTAATCATTATAGATATTTATCTGATTATAATTGATTAATGTTGTATTTTTATTTCTAAAGATATTAAATGCTGTGTATAAGTTGATTATCCAATTTTACAACATATATATTAAAAATAAAAATATTTCAAAAAATATTTGGTTAATAACTTTTCTACTTCTACTTTAGCAGCGTTTTAATCCAATGAGTTACCGTATTTGTACTTACCGATTCCAAAAAAATAGGTTATACAAAGAAAAAATATCGAGCATGAAGATAGTAAAATACGTGTACAACGAGCATACCTTGCAATATGAAGTTCTAAAGGTATCCGGAAAAGAAAAGTTTAGAAAGAGTCTTAATTTTGTTTCTGCCGTTGTATTTACGTCTGTTTTGTTTTTTGTACTGGCATATCAGTATTTTCCCACACCCAAAGAAAGATTAATGGAAAGGCAATATGAACAATTGCAGTTTCATGTCTCCAATCTGACAGAAGATTTCGAAGCCTTATCTGACAATCTGGAAGATCTGCATCAAAAAGATGGTCAGGTACACAGAATGATATTCGGGATGAAGCCTGTAGATGAAAATGTATGGAACGGGGGTATTGGGGGACATAATAAATATAGTTACCTTGAAAATTTTAAAGAAACAGGATTGATTATTTCATCGGCTCTCACTAAAGTTGATGCATTAAAGAGAAAAATGGAAATCCAGAAAAAATCTCTAGATAGTTTATACACCATTGCCCTTACTAAAGAGAAGAGACTTGCCAGCATCCCTTCTATAAAACCGGTAAAAGAAGATGCACTTAAAAAGAATGTAAAGTTTCTTTCTGGTTTTGGCATGAGAATTCATCCGATTCATAAAGTCAGAAAATTTCATAAAGGAATTGACTTTACTGCGCCGCAAGGAACAGATATTCAGGCAACCGGTGATGGTAAAATCGTGAGTATAAATAAAACGGGAAGCGGTTTTGGCAAACATCTTATGATTGATCATGGATTTGGTTATAAAACCTTATATGCACACATGCACACCATTTCTGTAAAAGAAGGTCAAATTGTAAAAAAAGGACAGAAAATAGGAGCTGTTGGCAGCACAGGTACTTCTACCGCACCACATCTGCATTATGAAATATGGTTAAATGGGATAGCTATAAATCCAGTAGATTACGTTTTGGATGGTTTGACAGCTTCTCAATATCAGGAACTTGTAAAACGAGCGTCCGTCGATAATCAATCTTTTGACTAAAAACCGATTTAGTAATAAAATTTTAAGGGGCTTGCAAATATTATTTGTAAGCCCTTTTAGTTTCTTTAGTTCTTATGAAATTCTACAAATCTATTCATTAATCTAAATTCTACTTTTTAAGTTTAATCATATATTAAATAATTAAATATCAGATTATTAGCTAATTTTATATTAAATTATTATGTAATATATAAAGTTGTATTAAATTTGTGTGTGAATTATAATTTCGGGTAATTCATATCCCCACAGAACAGTAATTAATGGTAATTTTTCTCAAAATAAAAATCGTTAATTATGTTATCAATTCTATCAAACTATTTCTTTGGTATAAAAGAATTAATTAGGAAATCCCTAAGGTTCTTTGCTTTACTAACACTTTTATTTGTTGCTATTTCAGGCTTAAAAGCGCAGGCTCCTGATTTGCTATCCACGACCAATTTTGTTTTATTTACTGCATCCGGGGCATTTAATAGTAATGGAGCTTCGACTGTTGTAACAGGAGATGTAGGAACACACGTAGGTGCATACACTCCGCCAGCCGTTTTAATTGGTAACGCTTATGTTGCGGATCCGGTAACTGCTCAGGCAGCTATGGACGTTGCTTTGGCATATAGTGACCTTGTTGGAGTAACCTGCAATATAGTTTTGACTACACCATTAGGAAATGGTCAAATATTAATGCCTGATAATTACTGTATTGGGAGTGCGGCTTCCCTGAATGCTGATTTGATATTGGACGCTCAGGGTGATCCTTCAGCGATATTTATCTTTCAGATTGATGGTGCTTTATCAACAAACACATTGTCAAATATTACTCTCATAAATGGTGCATCTTTCTGCAATGTATATTGGCAGGTAAATGGAGCTGTCTCATTGGGTGAAGGTTCAACTTTTTTGGGAACAATTATAGCTGCGGGTGCCATAAATCTGCTAGAAGGTGCATCGTTGTTT
The genomic region above belongs to Saprospiraceae bacterium and contains:
- a CDS encoding TerB family tellurite resistance protein — its product is MSELKWSFNEFLAFLLIYISHVDMDFADEEKTMIRKNLGEKTYDKMLTEFESMSDYKAYETILAYKGVYFPTVEQKAEIFEKIKDLCYADGDFNIMEKELLHFLERMM
- the alaS gene encoding alanine--tRNA ligase, with translation MTSNEIRQKFLDFFAGKNHKIVASAPIVLKNDPTLMFTNAGMNQFKDYFLGNSKPDNPRIADTQKCLRVSGKHNDLEEVGVDTYHHTMFEMLGNWSIGDYFKTEAIAWSWELLTEIYKLDKTRLYVSVFEGDEKENLPPSQIALKEWRKLVPEDHIVYGNKKDNFWEMGDTGPCGPCSEIHIDLRSDEERAIVSGKDLVNKDHPQVIEIWNNVFIQYNRKADGSLEPLPAMHVDTGMGFERLVRAIQNKQSNYDTDVFTGTIHEVEKITGKKYTFGDNKKDVAFRVLADHIRAVSFAISDGQLPSNTGAGYVIRRILRRAVRYYYSWLEYRQPLLSQLVDILSKQFEFVFPELIAQKSFVERVIREEEKSFLKTLEGGLRRIDELEINKNTLDGNVVFELYDTYGFPIDLTRLIADEKGWQVDEEGFTKALNIQKERSRADSKRETGDWVMVREDSNTEFIGYDNLTAEGVFAIKYRLLKQKDQDYFQIVLNKTPFYPEGGGQVGDTGLLIFDSEVVKVLDTKKENELIIHFIDRIPDNIETEIFAEVDIEKRNLTESNHTATHLLHAALKQVLGTHVNQKGSLVKDDYLRFDISHFQKISDNEIEMIEKIVNQKIRENIPLTENRSIPIEEAQKAGAMMLFGEKYGDYVRMITFDPAFSRELCGGCHVKATGQLGFFKIISEGAIAAGVRRIEAITSEGAESYINTHLEELHAIKSFFKNNQNIVKNINDLYEENKNLRKEIERHMAMQASVIKDKLVKEAIPFNGVILVTKHLDNLDSKTAKTLAYNLEQELGDAVILFALTENDKTQLMLTISESLTKSKKLHAGQMIRTIAAEINGGGGGQAFFATAGGTDASGINNAFDVLKSLIN
- a CDS encoding M23 family metallopeptidase, which gives rise to MKIVKYVYNEHTLQYEVLKVSGKEKFRKSLNFVSAVVFTSVLFFVLAYQYFPTPKERLMERQYEQLQFHVSNLTEDFEALSDNLEDLHQKDGQVHRMIFGMKPVDENVWNGGIGGHNKYSYLENFKETGLIISSALTKVDALKRKMEIQKKSLDSLYTIALTKEKRLASIPSIKPVKEDALKKNVKFLSGFGMRIHPIHKVRKFHKGIDFTAPQGTDIQATGDGKIVSINKTGSGFGKHLMIDHGFGYKTLYAHMHTISVKEGQIVKKGQKIGAVGSTGTSTAPHLHYEIWLNGIAINPVDYVLDGLTASQYQELVKRASVDNQSFD